From Buchnera aphidicola (Mindarus keteleerifoliae), the proteins below share one genomic window:
- the acpP gene encoding acyl carrier protein, with translation MFNIEKRIKNIISIQLDKKKEKLKPFTRFVEDLGADSLDMIELFMSLEEEFNVHIPDEDMEKIIDIQSASLYIQKKCKKNI, from the coding sequence ATGTTTAATATTGAAAAGAGAATTAAAAATATTATATCTATACAATTAGACAAAAAAAAAGAAAAGTTAAAACCATTTACTAGATTTGTAGAAGATCTTGGAGCTGATTCTTTAGATATGATTGAACTTTTTATGTCTTTAGAAGAAGAATTTAATGTTCATATTCCTGATGAAGATATGGAAAAAATAATTGATATACAATCAGCTTCATTATATATCCAAAAAAAATGTAAAAAAAATATTTAA
- the tmk gene encoding dTMP kinase has translation MIKGKFIVLEGIEGSGKTLACQIVLKTLKKHNIKNIKLVKEPGSTYLGEKIRKIIKNYNNKQNLNNSAELLLFYAARIQLVESIIKPALNKGIWVISDRYQLSSFAYQGGGYNIPLKKIKILKTMFLKKIDPDLTFYLDVFPKVGLKRASRRSSLDRIEKNSINFFNKIRNTYLNIISKEKKIIKINANQKKDLVKKSIKNELYIWLKSN, from the coding sequence ATGATAAAAGGAAAATTTATTGTTCTTGAAGGAATAGAAGGATCTGGAAAAACTCTAGCATGTCAAATAGTATTAAAAACTTTAAAAAAACATAATATTAAAAATATTAAATTAGTTAAAGAACCAGGGAGTACCTACTTAGGAGAAAAAATTAGGAAAATAATAAAAAATTATAATAACAAACAAAATTTAAACAATAGTGCTGAACTTTTATTATTTTATGCTGCAAGAATACAGCTTGTAGAAAGTATTATTAAACCTGCTTTAAATAAAGGAATTTGGGTGATCAGTGATCGATATCAATTATCTTCTTTTGCCTATCAAGGTGGAGGATACAATATACCTTTAAAAAAAATTAAAATATTAAAAACCATGTTTTTAAAAAAAATTGATCCAGATCTTACTTTTTACCTCGATGTTTTTCCAAAAGTTGGATTAAAAAGAGCTTCTAGAAGAAGTTCTTTAGATCGAATTGAAAAAAATTCAATAAATTTTTTTAATAAAATTAGAAACACTTACTTAAATATAATTTCTAAAGAAAAAAAAATAATAAAAATTAACGCTAATCAAAAAAAAGATCTAGTTAAAAAATCTATAAAAAATGAACTTTATATTTGGTTAAAAAGTAACTAA
- a CDS encoding DNA polymerase III subunit delta' C-terminal domain-containing protein, with amino-acid sequence MNKYPWLTHTYKKIIHQYTINKLHHTILINSVKGIGIPYLIRLIGYWLLCMNKKDYKNCKKCNGCNLTKSLNHPDWYFLTPEKEKKSINIEKLRKLSKRVVMSPQQGKIKIICFLNTAFLNDYTINTLLKIFEEPPKNTFFLLVSYNLIELPLTLKSRCFLLNIKSPSKKKCLIWFRKNNFIIDEKKFLIALNISENAPLTAIKLIKSQLWEERNNFYEKFIYFLQKKKLILFLPYLTGKNALFKINWIYSILLDSIKYKNNMSKTISNLDKKDFINLISSKYSYRTLDKSLRLWLKCKFYLLNVSNINQELLFAKKLLNWELFLNKKF; translated from the coding sequence ATGAATAAATATCCTTGGTTAACCCACACTTATAAAAAAATAATTCATCAATACACTATTAATAAATTACATCATACCATTTTAATTAATTCTGTTAAAGGAATAGGTATACCTTATTTAATAAGATTAATTGGTTATTGGCTTTTATGTATGAATAAAAAAGATTATAAAAATTGCAAAAAATGTAATGGATGTAATCTAACAAAATCTTTAAACCATCCTGACTGGTATTTTTTAACACCAGAAAAAGAAAAAAAAAGTATAAATATTGAGAAATTAAGAAAATTAAGTAAAAGAGTTGTTATGTCTCCTCAACAAGGTAAAATTAAAATTATTTGTTTTTTAAATACAGCCTTTCTAAATGATTATACTATTAATACTTTATTAAAAATATTTGAAGAACCACCTAAAAATACTTTTTTTTTATTAGTTAGTTATAATTTAATTGAACTTCCTCTCACTCTAAAAAGTAGATGTTTTTTATTAAATATAAAAAGTCCTTCTAAAAAAAAATGTTTAATTTGGTTTAGAAAAAACAACTTTATTATTGATGAAAAAAAGTTTTTAATTGCTCTTAACATATCAGAAAACGCTCCTTTAACAGCAATAAAATTAATTAAAAGTCAATTATGGGAAGAAAGAAATAATTTCTACGAAAAATTTATTTACTTTCTTCAAAAAAAAAAATTAATACTATTTCTTCCTTATTTAACTGGAAAAAATGCGTTATTTAAAATAAATTGGATTTATTCAATTTTATTAGATTCTATTAAATATAAAAACAATATGTCAAAAACTATATCAAATTTAGACAAAAAAGATTTTATAAACTTAATTTCTTCTAAATACTCTTATCGTACATTAGATAAAAGTCTACGTTTGTGGTTAAAATGTAAATTTTACTTATTAAATGTATCTAATATTAATCAAGAATTATTATTCGCTAAAAAATTGTTAAATTGGGAACTTTTTTTAAATAAAAAATTTTAA
- a CDS encoding TatD family hydrolase produces MFLIDSHCHLHNLTCRKEKNGINNIIKRANKKYVKMILVVSTSIKDYYVSQTCITKNPNILYSCGIHPNNIKNYKHNIKKLKDITMNKNVAAIGETGLDYLYSLKTASIQKLLFREHIKVAKKLKKPIIIHCRKAIHDVLHILKEENNQPYKGIIHSCTEDSNTVKKLIDLGFYISFSGIVTFKNASLLRNVVKTVPVEKILIETDSPYLSPEPYRGKENEPSYLYEIAKFIAKLKKINVETLAKKTKKNFFKLFNLSTNKKNTNFN; encoded by the coding sequence ATGTTTTTAATAGACTCTCATTGTCACCTACATAATTTAACATGTAGAAAAGAAAAAAACGGAATTAACAATATCATTAAAAGAGCAAATAAAAAATATGTAAAAATGATTTTAGTAGTATCAACTTCTATTAAGGATTACTATGTATCTCAAACCTGCATAACAAAAAATCCTAATATTTTGTATTCTTGTGGAATTCATCCAAATAATATAAAAAATTATAAACATAATATTAAAAAATTAAAAGATATTACTATGAATAAAAATGTTGCTGCCATAGGAGAAACAGGTCTAGATTATTTATATTCTTTAAAAACAGCTTCTATACAGAAATTATTATTTCGTGAACATATAAAAGTAGCTAAAAAATTAAAAAAACCTATTATTATTCATTGTAGAAAAGCTATACATGATGTTTTGCATATACTAAAAGAAGAAAATAATCAACCGTACAAGGGAATTATACATTCTTGTACTGAAGATTCTAATACCGTTAAAAAATTAATAGATTTAGGTTTTTATATATCATTTTCTGGAATCGTTACTTTTAAAAATGCATCTTTATTAAGAAATGTAGTTAAAACTGTTCCAGTTGAAAAAATTTTGATTGAAACGGATTCGCCTTATTTGTCTCCAGAACCTTATAGAGGAAAAGAAAACGAACCTTCATATTTATATGAAATAGCAAAATTTATAGCAAAACTAAAAAAAATTAATGTAGAAACATTAGCAAAAAAAACAAAAAAAAATTTTTTTAAATTATTTAATTTATCAACTAATAAAAAAAATACTAATTTTAATTAA
- the ptsG gene encoding PTS glucose transporter subunit IIBC, translating to MLKNVFSNMQKIGKSLMLPVSVLPIAGILLGIGSAHFNIIPIAISNIMAEAGGSVFSNMPLIFAIGVALGFTKNDGVSALAAVIAYGIMIKTLSIAMPIFSDMNIIKIPQKNLIDTGIIGGIIAGSISAFMFNAFYQIQLPEYLGFFAGKRFVPIVSGLMSIFVGLLLSLIWPPIGNIIQHFSEWAAYQNPIFAFGMYGFIERILVPIGLHHIWNVPFQMQIGEYTNSIGQIFHGDVARYMAGDDTAGKLSGGFLFKMYGLPGAALAIWHTAKAKNKVKIGSMMFSGMLTAFLTGITEPIEFSFLLTAPILYGIHSILAGLSFPICILLNMRAGNSFSHGLIDFIILSGNGNNIWMFPLIGVFYCLLYYFIFYFFIIKFNLKTPGRENLKNILNNLSNSELAPYLVKALGGKKNITNLDACITRLRISVLNTSNVNISKLKKAGAVGVFISGLGVQVVFGTKSDNLKTEIEKYIKKN from the coding sequence ATGTTAAAAAACGTATTTTCAAATATGCAAAAAATAGGAAAGTCATTAATGTTACCCGTTTCTGTACTTCCCATAGCTGGTATATTATTGGGAATAGGATCAGCTCATTTTAATATAATTCCAATAGCAATATCTAATATTATGGCAGAAGCAGGAGGATCAGTATTTTCTAATATGCCTTTAATATTTGCTATTGGAGTTGCATTAGGATTTACAAAAAATGATGGAGTATCAGCTTTAGCGGCAGTAATAGCTTATGGGATAATGATAAAAACATTATCAATAGCAATGCCTATTTTTTCAGATATGAACATAATAAAAATTCCTCAAAAAAATTTAATAGATACTGGAATAATAGGAGGAATTATTGCTGGTTCAATTTCAGCTTTTATGTTTAATGCATTTTATCAGATTCAATTACCAGAATATTTAGGTTTTTTTGCCGGTAAAAGATTTGTACCTATTGTTTCCGGGTTAATGTCAATTTTTGTTGGATTACTATTATCTCTAATATGGCCTCCTATTGGAAATATTATACAACATTTTTCCGAATGGGCTGCTTATCAAAACCCTATATTTGCATTTGGAATGTATGGATTTATTGAAAGAATTCTAGTTCCTATTGGATTGCATCATATCTGGAATGTACCTTTTCAAATGCAAATAGGAGAGTATACTAATTCAATTGGACAAATTTTTCACGGAGATGTAGCCAGATATATGGCAGGAGATGATACAGCAGGAAAACTTTCAGGTGGATTTTTATTCAAAATGTATGGTTTACCAGGTGCTGCTCTAGCTATTTGGCATACAGCAAAAGCAAAAAATAAAGTTAAAATAGGTAGTATGATGTTCTCTGGTATGCTTACAGCCTTTCTAACTGGTATTACTGAACCTATAGAATTTTCATTTTTATTAACTGCTCCTATATTATATGGAATTCATTCAATTTTAGCTGGATTATCTTTTCCTATTTGTATTTTGTTAAATATGAGAGCTGGAAATAGTTTTTCTCATGGATTAATAGACTTTATCATCTTAAGCGGAAATGGAAATAATATCTGGATGTTTCCTTTAATCGGCGTATTTTACTGTTTACTGTATTACTTTATTTTCTATTTTTTCATTATAAAGTTTAATTTGAAAACACCAGGAAGAGAAAATCTTAAAAATATATTGAATAATCTTAGTAATTCTGAACTTGCACCTTATTTAGTAAAAGCATTAGGTGGGAAAAAAAATATAACTAACTTAGACGCTTGCATTACTCGTCTTCGCATTTCTGTTTTGAATACATCAAACGTAAATATTTCAAAACTAAAAAAAGCTGGAGCTGTTGGAGTATTTATTTCTGGATTAGGTGTACAAGTAGTTTTTGGAACGAAATCAGATAACTTAAAAACTGAAATAGAAAAATATATTAAAAAAAACTAG
- a CDS encoding HIT domain-containing protein has product MKKNNVFKDIVEKKIPSEILYQDKKITVFSDISPKAPVHFLVIPNKIIPSLNYIKKRDKNLIFHMLRTAIAIAKKKKIYRTGYRLIINCNKNSGQEVPHLHIHILGGKKLPSI; this is encoded by the coding sequence ATGAAAAAAAATAACGTTTTTAAAGACATAGTAGAAAAGAAAATTCCATCTGAAATTTTGTATCAAGATAAAAAAATTACTGTTTTTTCAGATATTTCACCTAAAGCACCTGTTCATTTTCTTGTTATTCCAAATAAAATTATTCCTTCTTTAAACTACATTAAAAAAAGAGATAAAAATCTAATTTTTCATATGTTAAGAACAGCAATAGCTATTGCAAAGAAAAAGAAAATTTATCGAACAGGTTATAGATTAATTATTAATTGCAACAAAAATTCCGGACAAGAAGTACCTCACTTACATATCCATATATTAGGTGGAAAAAAATTACCATCAATTTAA
- the asnS gene encoding asparagine--tRNA ligase, with amino-acid sequence MLVSVIDIHQKKIVINSIITIKGWVKSKRSSKLGICFIHLYDGSHLSPVQIIANKKLFNYENEILMLTTGCSIIVTGKLVDSFGKKQKVEIFALNIKVIGWIENPNQYPLSLKKHTNEYLRSVSHLRSRSNFIGSVSRIRNCLFQSLHAFLNSKKYYWVPTPIITAINAEGAGDMFKVSTFDFSKTPKKKSGEVDFSKDFFGKETFLTVSGQLTLETYACSMSKVYTFGPTFRAENSNTKRHLSEFWMLEVEASFFDLSDLIKLVKKIFKHSIKVVLNSCISEIMFFEKKYNLKIINKLEKVLSEKIIEVEYSEIIQILKKSKKSFSNSVFFGLDLNSEHEKYIVDTYFDSPVIIKNFPKEIKAFYMRLNKDNKTVASIDMLVPGIGEIVGGSQREERIEILDDRFFELKLNKKNYWWYRDLRKYGTVPHSGFGLGFERLLQYITGISNIKDAIPFPRTIRNSQF; translated from the coding sequence ATGTTAGTTTCTGTTATTGATATTCATCAAAAAAAAATAGTAATTAATAGTATTATTACTATTAAAGGATGGGTTAAAAGTAAAAGAAGTTCTAAATTAGGTATTTGTTTTATTCATTTGTATGATGGTTCACATTTATCTCCTGTACAAATAATAGCAAACAAAAAATTATTTAATTATGAAAATGAAATTTTAATGTTAACAACTGGATGTTCAATAATTGTAACCGGAAAATTAGTGGATTCTTTTGGAAAAAAACAAAAAGTTGAAATATTTGCTCTTAATATAAAAGTTATAGGATGGATTGAAAATCCTAATCAATATCCTTTATCTTTAAAAAAACATACTAATGAATATCTTAGATCTGTATCTCATTTGCGTTCAAGAAGCAATTTTATTGGATCAGTAAGTAGAATTAGAAATTGTTTATTTCAATCTTTACACGCTTTTTTAAATAGCAAAAAATATTATTGGGTTCCTACCCCAATTATTACTGCTATTAATGCAGAAGGAGCAGGAGATATGTTTAAAGTTTCTACGTTTGATTTTAGTAAAACTCCGAAAAAAAAATCAGGAGAAGTTGATTTTTCTAAAGATTTTTTTGGAAAAGAAACTTTTTTAACTGTTTCAGGACAATTAACATTAGAAACATATGCATGTTCTATGTCAAAAGTATACACATTCGGTCCTACTTTTCGTGCTGAAAATTCTAATACTAAACGTCATTTGTCGGAATTTTGGATGTTGGAAGTTGAAGCTTCATTTTTTGACCTTTCAGATCTCATTAAGTTAGTAAAAAAAATCTTTAAACATTCAATTAAGGTTGTTTTAAACTCTTGTATTTCAGAAATAATGTTTTTTGAAAAAAAATATAATTTGAAAATAATTAATAAATTAGAAAAAGTTTTGAGCGAAAAAATAATTGAAGTAGAATATTCTGAAATTATTCAAATTCTTAAAAAAAGCAAAAAATCATTTTCCAACTCAGTTTTTTTTGGATTAGATTTAAATTCAGAACATGAAAAGTACATTGTAGATACATATTTTGATTCTCCTGTAATAATTAAAAATTTTCCTAAGGAGATAAAAGCTTTTTATATGAGATTAAATAAAGATAATAAAACTGTTGCAAGTATAGATATGTTAGTACCAGGAATTGGTGAAATTGTAGGAGGATCTCAAAGAGAGGAAAGAATAGAAATTCTAGATGATCGTTTTTTTGAGCTAAAATTAAATAAAAAAAATTATTGGTGGTATAGAGATTTAAGAAAATATGGAACAGTACCACATTCTGGATTTGGTTTAGGTTTTGAACGATTATTGCAATATATTACAGGAATAAGTAATATTAAAGATGCAATACCCTTTCCTAGAACTATTCGAAATAGTCAGTTTTAA
- a CDS encoding rhodanese-related sulfurtransferase — protein MNVLHNIESKKKLKKEIFSDNVKRITLSFYKYFFIKDPFYFRNLIYINFNKLKILGRVYIAEEGINAQISVPYNFFHTVKNFLKKIDKNFKCIYLNKCLEENKKSFWVLVVKVKTKIVADGISNKNFFMNFSQKYLNAKEVNKMLKEKNSVLVDVRNNYEHKIGYFKNSVKFPGSTFRQQIKLILNYLSKFKEKNIILYCTGGIRCEKVASWLIFNGIKNVYQIKNGIIGYVKDAVLNNLSVNFKGKNFVFDSRMEEKVTQDILSNCKNCNTPNDSYTNCYNDSCHILMIQCQKCSEKLSNCCSSKCKRKIEA, from the coding sequence ATGAATGTTTTACATAACATTGAATCTAAAAAAAAATTAAAAAAAGAAATATTTAGTGATAATGTTAAAAGAATTACTCTTTCTTTTTACAAGTATTTTTTTATAAAAGATCCATTTTATTTTAGGAATTTAATTTATATTAATTTTAATAAATTAAAAATTTTAGGACGAGTTTATATTGCTGAAGAAGGGATTAATGCTCAGATTAGTGTTCCTTATAATTTTTTTCATACAGTAAAAAATTTTTTAAAAAAAATAGATAAAAATTTTAAATGTATATATCTCAATAAATGTCTTGAGGAAAATAAAAAATCATTTTGGGTTTTAGTAGTTAAAGTTAAAACAAAAATAGTAGCTGATGGTATTTCAAATAAAAATTTTTTTATGAATTTTTCCCAAAAATATTTAAATGCTAAAGAAGTAAATAAAATGTTGAAAGAAAAAAATTCTGTTTTAGTGGATGTTAGAAATAATTATGAACATAAAATTGGTTATTTTAAAAATTCAGTTAAATTTCCAGGAAGTACTTTTAGACAACAAATAAAATTAATTTTAAATTATTTAAGTAAGTTCAAAGAAAAAAATATCATTCTTTATTGTACGGGAGGAATTCGTTGCGAAAAGGTTGCTTCTTGGTTAATTTTCAATGGAATTAAAAATGTGTATCAAATTAAAAATGGTATTATAGGTTATGTTAAAGATGCAGTTTTGAATAATTTATCTGTAAATTTTAAAGGAAAAAATTTTGTTTTTGATTCAAGAATGGAGGAAAAAGTTACTCAAGATATTTTATCAAATTGTAAAAATTGTAATACTCCAAATGATTCATATACAAATTGTTATAATGATTCTTGTCATATTCTTATGATTCAATGTCAAAAGTGTTCAGAAAAACTAAGTAATTGCTGTTCTTCAAAATGCAAAAGAAAAATAGAAGCTTAA